CGTCGATGCCCGTGATGCCGGGCGTATTGATCATCGAGAGCATGGCGCAGGCCAGTTCAGTTCTGATGTTCCATAACACGGAATCCGCACCTACGAAGGTGGCCATTTTCCTGGGAATCGACCGTGCGAAGTTCCGGAGGGCGGTTGTGCCCGGCGATCAGCTTCTGCTCGAAGCGGAAATGGTGCACATGCGCAAGAACGCGTGTAAAGTGCATGCGAAGGCGCGCGTCGATGACTCTATCGTGTGCGAGGCGGACATGCTCTTCGGGCTGGTGGATGCTCCGCGCGGCGAAAACGGGGACATGATTCCCGGCGTGAAGGTCGGCGGCGGCTACTACTAGGCCGAATCTACATCGAAGTCTTTACAAGCAGCGCTCGGCGGTTCCGCCGGGCGTTGTTGTTTTTGGTGGGGACGGTTATACGGCCAGACTGGCATAAGATACAGTGACGATCAGTGAAGCACGCTGCGTTTGAATAGGTGGGCCATTTTGAGTGGGCTCGGTCTTTTCGTGTCGTTCGTAAGAAACGGCCGGATTTAAGCCAGATCCCTCGCTTTGCTCGGGATGACAGTCTGGCTTCCACACAACAGGGATCTCTTTTTGCCGTGTTTCTTAGGAGCGACAGCGAAGGATTTGGCATCAGACTCACCACGCAAGGAGACGAAGGCAGCAGAGATGCAAGTAAACGTGAACCGCGCTAGTGTTTTCTTAGCCGTACTGCGCGTCTGCGTCGCGCTGCCGCGGAGCCTATAGTGCCCGTTGCCTCGTCCGGGGCTTCCAGTTCGCCAGTCATTGAGTCTTCAAAGGGAGCAGGCTCGTTGCTTGGCAGCGCGCTGCCTTCCGAAAACACCGTAACCGGGCTCTTTGCGCCGCTTGGGAGGATGATCTCCGGGCCGGACTGAAGCGGTGTCGCGGACCAGGTCGCAACGGACTTCTTCTTCGACTTGTTGGGAACCAAGCTGTAACCGATGATATCGCCCAGGTCCAGGAAGAAGGCAATCAACAGAAAGAAGACTTCCTTAATACCGATCTCACTGAAGTGCGAGAACTTCTTGAAGACCGCGAATAAGTGATTCTCAAGGCGGACCGGGGGAGGAAGAGCGACACCCGAGGCCGCGCTCAGGTCTTTCAATACCACTCGAAGCTTATCCTGCAACGCGAAGATGTCGTCTATGGTCGCGGGGACGGATTCCGCCAGCAGCCGGTCGGCTTCCTTCTTTATGAGCAATGCCTCTTCGACGCTCTTGAGGTCGACCTCCGATTCCTTCCGCTTGAGCGTCAGTGCATAGTCTTCTTTGCGCGCCTCGTTGCCGTAGCCCGCCGGCTTCTTTCGCAGGCCCTCGATTTCCGCCTGGAGTTCGCCCTCTTGCTTCGCGACCACTCGCA
The nucleotide sequence above comes from Candidatus Hydrogenedentota bacterium. Encoded proteins:
- the fabZ gene encoding 3-hydroxyacyl-ACP dehydratase FabZ produces the protein MIMKVLPHRFPFLLVDRIVSYVPYERVVGIKNVSVNEPFFQGHWPSMPVMPGVLIIESMAQASSVLMFHNTESAPTKVAIFLGIDRAKFRRAVVPGDQLLLEAEMVHMRKNACKVHAKARVDDSIVCEADMLFGLVDAPRGENGDMIPGVKVGGGYY